The following DNA comes from Magnolia sinica isolate HGM2019 chromosome 18, MsV1, whole genome shotgun sequence.
cctttaattgagtcggcctagacgtggtgttcgactttgggtaatagtcccatgattatgttttttcagcaagactatcgaggtaatcccatacctcgtcaacatctttattaatgaactctccattacacattgtctcgaacatttggcgcatggaagatgtcagtccatcatagaaaaaatttgtaatgcgccacgtttcaaatccgtgttgtgggcatgaactgaccaaatctttgaacctttctcaacattggaagaatgtttcatcttccttttgggcaaagttcatgattgcttttctgagggtaatcgttttatgatatgggaagaatttttttatgaattccctctgcatgtcgttccatgtgccaatggatctaggacgcagtgaatgtaacaacgtcttagctttctcttaaggaaaaaggaaagagtttcagcctgattgtatcctcagatacattaggaaaacataatgtagctataatctcatcgaactctttcaaatgtaaatatggactctctgattcaagtccatggaatttgagaaggagttggataactcctggtttgatgtctatttgtcctgtgttttcagggaaaatcatgcatgagggcgtactcactcccgccggttgtagataatctcgtaaagtatgaggtgggggtgcctgatgcacctcattctcatcttgggtatcctccaccctgggtggaagtagaggaggttggtcttcagctatAACtttaattaactcaggggatttcgagtggtgtctagtcctgcgatggatagtcaaccccttaaccaatcctccttcagtcaagagacgtcgagtgttgtcacgggcccacttgggcatgaaacactcacagccctcaattaaattcaaaacctaatcctaagaaagggaaagaaaatctagaaagaaagagagagttggaaagaaattaccaaattgaagcccttaAGTTAAGgaactgcaaaagaaaacaaacaagtcagttctaaagagaatgtctagaattagaaaatccttaaaaaggaagatagaagtgaactagtttctaaaagaagaaagtcttaaactaaaaagtaaattaaaaagagatatgaaaaatagaaagtagagagaaagaacttaccgaattagaaatttctatcttaaaggcctacacaataggaaagttagtttctaaacaaaaattccacaagtaaaaaaatttctaaaagtaaattaggaaacaaagttagattctagaagagttaaaattagaaagtaaaaaaataaaagaggaaagtgtttaaaaataaactacttcctaaaaatagaaaaatactaaaattaaaaattttcaaaatttaaaccctaattctaaaaagtagaaaaagtagaggaatttagAAACtcatgtcaggatcctacaaaataagaaaaacaggttagtttctagaaatcagaaaaacctagacctatagttagaaaaatcctaatcttaaactaattctaaaacaaattaatttcaaaaaaacgtagccgtcaatccccggcaacggcgccaaaaacttgttcacttcccaagtataaggttgtgatgtagtaataaactcggtaagaccgaggtcgaatccacagggactgaaacttgtacgtttcctgaaactaggtagaaataaaactagcctaagatgcaatctaaatcaaatataaactgatgaataatggtgagagattaatgtaaaacttaaggaattcagaggaaggaaactagggattcagaggatccacttgtaaagatcagggagatcttatgcctgcttcaaaaattatgaaaattaaactgaacttcctctgatataattttaaagagatgaaaggtatatgaattagaatggattccatcaccaaaccatgcccaggagacaaagttaacaaaagaattaaactaattaccaaccaatcaaatgattatgaaggttaggaagggtacagacatctaaccatgcccaggagacgatggcggacagcagggcttcctgacgtcacaagcaaaataaggaaaagaaatactcaaagccattgcagacccattgtaatttcagtcacaacaggcccttaaaaactataaatattcccataataaaattgaaTCAGAAACCACTTCAATCAAAAGATACAATCagcataaattctcccatcactttacaagcctcacctcttagccctagctaagaggtttagcctgacatgatgagGCTAGAACACCTgagaaagaataaaataaaataaaactctaaAGAACCACTTCCCCTGTCTCCCTTCCAGCTCTGGAGATGAATTCCTGTCCAGCCCCAAGCCTCAGACCTTCCTGTCTTCACCTTCCAATTTCCAGCCCCAAGCCTCGCTCACGTGCAGCTCTCTCCTTCCTCCCCCCCTTTTGTAGTGCTGGACGATGCCTTCTTTATAAGTATTTCCGCCCAATCTCTTGCTAAACGGACCTACGCAAGCTCTGTTTTTGTGTTGCGAAACCGCGGAAACCGACTTGCGCACGATCCAAATTTGGTTCGCTGACCGTCTAAACTTTTCAAATCTGACTTCTTAGGCAGAGTCAGAACCGTCTTTACAAGagtttggacggtccggatcatggcCTCAATCAGGACCTTGATCGTCCAACATCCCGCGGTGGCCCATGCGACGTCCGCAATTGCCGTTCGCACGCCTCTGCGAATTTTACCGCGCTGTGATGGTTGGTGGGCCCATGATAGATGCtggagaggaaatccactccgtcagttgAATTCGCCTCGGAATTTCggttggagatggacggttttggttgtccgttgataCGGCCCACGGAATCATTTTTCTGTCGTTCGTCTTGCGtttgaacggttaaaaatcgaTCTTACTGCTCTTTCATAAATTCCTCTCCTAGGCTTGGATCAAATGGCCTGTTAAtgcttgatggacggtccagatcagcctTCTGGGCCGAGATGGTGGCCCATCTGCAATCATCCACAACTCCCTGTTGGCCTTTTCGCAAGCGGGAGGAAGGATCGTTAAATCCTTGCGGGTCAGCGGTTGGTTTGACCACGTCTGCTGATCCAGTGCACAGCGGGCGCACGtatgctgtgcacacacaccacttaaggtgggtcccaccttgaggtatatgaaaTATCCGCTCCGACCATCTGTTATGCCATCTAATTTAAACGGTTGAGACCAGAATTGAAGCatgtccagatatcaggtgggtcccagatcgATGTTTTGTGGGATGATTTGACCGTTGGGAcatttccacaaggatccaatggctgaatttcgatgtgtacggttaatttatggtcctcagtccatgtatgaattttcgagccgaacggatggtggaaaccttgtgatcttgcattctggctgtctttcgggccacttgagcttcagtttctcgaattTCTTGCATCCctggcatgcacatccgtcgctcttggtctcctagggtccgtcgcttgccttggtgacttcagactatTAAATCCATGCTCTTAGTACCTTTTTCCattccaggctcgtaaatacgccctgcaacacaaacacaatttAAATCGGGCTGTTTAAACAGTATCATAtttgaaaatccaggcaataacagggtctgatatgcaatatttgaccctcaacactattgTATCAATCTAGGGTCGTGTTTTGGCCGATCTATTACCGACCTATGGGTTTGGTTGATAATTGGCCATATGAGTGACTTTATGATTGTACTTTTTTATGGTCCTTACAGCTGTGTCGACATCCTTGAAGGTCAGCCTGTTTTTGGACGTAAAAGCCCTTATTGGCTCGGATATCGAGGGCCCTGCTATtttgtagagttggtccattctataAGTCCACATATCTGACTTGAACTATTTTTATACCCAACAGATGGTaataagaaaataaggaaaaatcaACGATGAATTATATTAGCTAATCAGTGTGATTTACCATGGCCTCCATGAAATGTGTTCTTGACTTGTGTACACTTCAAATAAATAGAATTAACTGTCCAAGTGACCCCATGCAAGTAAGATCATTATAACTTACTTCGCCTTGACCGTACAGGAGCATTTCTCATGCGGATTTGGCTCGCTGAGTACGATGATCTACACGCATCGATACATcagttgtacacgtggcatgcatgtaaCCACAATACCCAAATCGTATTCCTATTCTTAATCAGGTATGCTACCAGAAATTACACTAAACATATAGATTCTAATTGGCCAATTCTGGGCCAGCAAATGGACGGTGGAAATATGAAATTTTCTACAAATGAATAGGATGCTGGTGTTTGCACTAATTTGACTTTAAGTGCATACCCTACTTACATGAGATCCACAATTTTGAACGGTTAGATTGATGTGCCTGTGGAATATAGTCGCATCAAAGTTCCTCTCCAAGGGAGAAAAGAATCCCTTGCTGCTTGAGAAAGAATAAAGACAGCAAAATGttagaaaatgaataaaatagaaGATGGACGTATATTGGAGAAGGCCCTCACTTTCCATTGTCCAAGAACTCAAGTTTTCATTAGTTTATTTGTAGATAATCTTCAATCAACCATTTTACAGGCTGTGACCACCTCGAAAATAGGATTATATGCTCTTTAACCAACTTTACTAGGGAGGTGCAAGAAATCGGATTGTCTACCAAGTAACTCAGGACGCTTTTATCGTAAACtgtgttaggcccattgtgaatgtatatggttcatccacgccgtccgtacgtttttccatctcattttagggtttgagcccaaaattgaagtatatccaaagctcaaattaTAGAACACACCACTGGGgaataatgatctccaccgttgaaaccttcctacgacggactgacagtgatgtttatttgtcatccaacatggctagtaagatttttttttttttattttttaaaaaagaaggcatagaatgaagggaaaacaaaaatatcagcttcatccaaaacttctatggccctcgaGAACTTTtccatggtagacgttcaatgcaAGCTCTTCCCCGTGGGTTGGTTcgtttgatatttggatatgcttcagttttgaaCTAATcattaaaattatatgataaaatggatggacggaatggataaagtatataaatcatggtggcgagtttactcagtaggcaatccgcttcccaggtGCAAGTACAAGGACACGTGGTACGTGGAATTTTTAATTGAAATAATGTTGAGGGCACTTccattgggagcggattaggtattaACGGGTGACACCTTAGTGGGTGCTATCCTTACcgttgggtccaccttgatgtttttttgtatatccacgccgtgcatccgtTTTTCACGCCCACTTTTGGATGCGGTCCAAaacattaagaagatccaaatctcaagtggaccacactacaggaaacggtggtgattgaatgtccaccattaaaaacttaccagGGCCCAATGTAGGAAgatccataatatttattttccatccaaaccgttgataaggtcaacagaacctggatgaagggaaatttaAAAgaacagcttgatctaaaacttttgtggcaacggaaagcttttaatggtcctTCACCACTTttcccagtggtgtggtccacctgagagatTTTAATAGATTAAGTTACCGTATAAcattctaaaataatctgaaaaaacggatggacggcatggatttagagAAAAtctatcaagatgggcctcaaatggTAAAGTGTTAGCGGGGTAACACTTATCGGCTGCTGCCACTTCCATATCTAATGTCCAAAATAAATAAGACACTTACATGAACATTCCCTGCAGAATGATTTTGGCCTGTAATTCCCAAATGGAAGAGGACACCACCAAATCCATGTTCAAAAATGCGATGAAGGAAAATTGGGAAGAAGTTGTGAGAGTCTGCAAGGACAATCCAAGGGCCCAAGAGGCCAAGATCACAAGATCAGGAGATACAGCATTGCATGTTGCCATCTATGGTAGAAGAGAAGCAACAGCGAGAAAGCTGGTGGATCTAATCGCCAACCAAGACCTCGAGAGAATCCTAGCCATAAAGAACGATCGAGGGAACATTGCACTCCATCTAGCGGCCACCCTTGGTATGGTGGAGATTTGCTTGTGCATGGCTAGAAAAGTCCCTGAACTAATTACATCCCGCAACAACGACGGCGAGACACCGCTCTTCTTAGCCGTCTATCATGGAAGGAAGGAGACATTCATGACCCTTCATTCCAAGTGCCCAAATGGTGATGATATTTCGCTTTGTAGAAGAGCTGATGGGAACACTATTCTACATTGTGCCATCATGGGAGAGTACTTTGGTAATCATCAACCGTCTATCATATACCTgctacattttatttttattttttttaattttaatttattttatacgTACTGCATGTATGAGATGGTTGTTTTGTGGTTGGCAGATCTGGCCTTTATCATAATTCACAAGTACCCAACGCTGATTAACTCTCACAATGAGAAGGGGCAATCAGCTCTGCATCTAATGGCTAGCCATCCTTCCCTTTTTAGGAGTGGACGTCCACTTGGCACATTCGATTCTATCATCTACGACTGTAAGacaagaactctctctctctctaacacatAAGCTCTTTGGTGCCTACCATATTGtaaatgtaaaatccattccattcattagGTTCTCACCACGTTAATAGGTCTTGGGGCCAAAAATCCgctagatccacaactcaggtgggacacactgtGTGAACTTAAAGGTTTTAAGGGATTTTATATTGttcccattggtgaggcccatatgaATTTTTCTGCCAGGATTATCTTTTTAATACACGAATATTATAAGGTTtctcacttgatggatggagtggattttacatatacataacggtgaggcccacaaagctaGCGTGATATACTAACTTTGGTATACGTAGAGCAGGTGTTGTAAAAGATTCCGGTCCAAAGAAAGTGAACAATCcacgagagcggattaggtgagaccgcgGCCTCacacaagacggtgcggcccttaccacggggttatagtggggcccaccttgatgtatttattatgtatccactctgttcattcgtTTTTTTCATATTACTTTAGGccattattctaaaaatgaagcggatcgtgtttttcatattattttagggcattattccaaaaatgaagcagatctaattatcaggtggaccataccataagaaacagtgatgattgatcattaataggccacaaaagttttggatcaagctaatttttttattatttaattttttcctTCATACCGGCTTAAGtgaatcaacagattggatggaaaataaatactacagAAACTttaaggtgcaccctaagaagtttttaatggtaggacagtCAATCTCCACCGTTTCTTATGGTATTGTCCACGTcataattagatctgcttcattttcgggacaatgccctaaaatgattctgAATTGGATAGACAGCATAGATACGTAATACCTATATTAAGGTGGGCTCTACGGTGAGGGCCGAACAATCTTCGGTGATGCGGGGGGTCTCACCTCTCACGATCCACCTGCGAAAGTGGCAGCTTATAGGACGCGTCtgtcctgccaaagcctttcgcaggaaggaAATTCGATCCCTGAGCTAttcagtatgctcttatcatactgagtaagcTATGTTGCGCCCACCGTGAATAAGTGTGGCaaatctgctctgtccatctatttttttggtATCAGTTTAGGGGTTGAGCACAAAATTAAATAATATCCAGAGCTTTAGTGAACCATACTGCATGAAACAGTAAAAATAATGATTTCAatagttgaaacctttttagaatacatagtgatgtttatttgtcatccaatctgttcataagatcacaaagacatggctaaagggaaaacaaaaatatgagattgatccaaaacttctatagccctcaAAAATTAGACACTCAATTCATATTATTtcctatgtgtggtccacttgagatttagatacacCTCACATTTTTTGTcttaaaccctaaaattatctggtaaaatgaatggatggagtggataaagtgcataaatcatggtggaccccacagaatttactcaataTGCAATTGGTAGCAGGAAGTTCCTAAGCTGTGATGTTAGGTGAGGCCAccgcaatgtttgtgagaaatccaccctgttcatccttttttaaaaagctcattttaagatgtgcAGTAAAATATGTGACGGATCGAAAACTAAGTAGGCCATAGGAAAGTGATTGGAGAAAGAAATGCCCATTGTCAAAACCTTGgtaagctccaccttgatgtcaatatgccatccaaaccatttataaagtCATTCCCACTGATTTGAAGTCAATTGTGGGGCTTAActttgattttgaaaaaaaaaaaaacttttcaatcataagaatgtttcaatagCAGTCATTGAAtcttttagatctgcctcattttggttGTATGTCCTAAAACGAGATTACAAAATGTATGGataaagtggatttctcacatacagcgcaggaacttccacggagattcattttaatgcatgaatcAAAAAAGGGATCAAATGCTggagtgaaccataccacagaaaacaaaGAGGATTGATCGCCTACTATGAAAACCTTTAgaagccacgaaagttttggattaagctgatatttatgttttcccttcatccatatattcGTGACCAcgtgaacaggttgaatggcaaataaacacaaccgtggccctagaaaggtttcaaaggtgagtGCGAATGTCACCACTgcttccgtggtgtggtccaatcaAGCCatcgatctacctcctttttgggaCCAGGCCCTACAATGATCTGTCAAGatggatggagggcgtggataaaacacatacatcacagtgggccccacagaagcaCTGCCAAGACCATCCGTctttagctaggtcctggtgggggtcgTACCCAATCCACCTCCGTCCACATTAGTTGGTCCACTGTGCATCGTCTGTGTGCCAAAATGAAGCATGGTTGTGCTTGAAATGTGGACCGTTGGTGAATCCTTCTTAAccgtccatcattaaaaaatgTACGGCCTGCCTATTAGTTGCAACTGCGTGATTTCACTTAGATGATGGGCATAACTGATGAACATCCCAGaaaatacagcaatggtccaTGTTCAACCACAAAAGATCTAAAGATTCAATGGCTTAGTTCTTCCAATAGAATGAATTTTCCGAGCATAGACCATCTACGGTGGGGCCAATCGtgtggacggttaggatcactaAACTAAGGGCCCCAGTTTGATAAACAAAGATCAAGAGCATGACATTCAATCACTTGGGTTGGCTCCACCTCGTCGTCGTATGTATTGAAGGTAATCTAATTTGGAATTGTTTGGTAGGTACACCGACTGATCCGTTTGAAGAAGAGACACTTTTCAACAGCACGTATTTACTTGAttctgatagagagagagaatgccCATTACCACAGAATTACACGGCTTGCTGGGATTTCATCACTTTTTTATGGAAGCTGACTGCCATCTTCTGTAAGTAATCTGCTATATATGATTTTAAGGCTTGTCCGAGTCGGGTGTGACTCGAACGAGTCGACTcggatttggtgggacccacttgaataGGCACCACAAGACGCCCCCCCCAGTCAACCTCGACTTGGGCGAGTTGCAACTCGACTTAGGATGGAATGAGTCGTACAGCATCCATCAAGTGAACGTGGGATTGAATACTGACACTGGCAGTAGCTACTTCGCagctggacggtgctctgtgggccccactatcatgtatgtattttatccatacagtctgtccattttggatcatcattttaaggcatgaacccaaaaatgaagcagatccaattctcagggggaccacaccaaagaaaaacagtggtgattgaaagcccgccattaaaaatagtctcccaagaagtctttaatggtaggcgttcaattgcCACTTTTTACTGTGGTTTTTCATCACCCTTGCCACAACGTCCTCCTGCAATAGAAAATCCACGGCCCTAACCTTCTAATAATCAGCTCTGGCCGATTCCGTTTAAGAAAATGTGGTACCCGATTCAG
Coding sequences within:
- the LOC131232354 gene encoding uncharacterized protein LOC131232354: MNIPCRMILACNSQMEEDTTKSMFKNAMKENWEEVVRVCKDNPRAQEAKITRSGDTALHVAIYGRREATARKLVDLIANQDLERILAIKNDRGNIALHLAATLGMVEICLCMARKVPELITSRNNDGETPLFLAVYHGRKETFMTLHSKCPNGDDISLCRRADGNTILHCAIMGEYFDLAFIIIHKYPTLINSHNEKGQSALHLMASHPSLFRSGRPLGTFDSIIYDCTPTDPFEEETLFNSTYLLDSDRERECPLPQNYTACWDFITFLWKLTAIFFARYKRESKNAKSLIECNKSVHVYGRDVEQPDHDSHHPDPQPSGVGGREGHIFIEHVERGERVGGSEGLVSIERVGIQNGTTPSRPSSKPVQVLPPNYDTCVYMLKLAIKVFLVLLGLGYRRINKIKDKKQKHTRASQIMEELVSGASIWEYDNNGRKPQPDTQVTKLKIDEEPPHTSQSLTPKENNDSQGGPKNAAKKEEEGGNAKEANIAQYLQVFSLCKQGSLSIIQNVAILVHPYKISNIENFDNF